The following proteins come from a genomic window of Zygotorulaspora mrakii chromosome 8, complete sequence:
- the DPC25 gene encoding Dpc25p (similar to Saccharomyces cerevisiae YPL107W; ancestral locus Anc_8.591) has product MRGRNLSKLCSNSRYFVSTTHCRMTFEGNSSGLQGTPEERMTTVFGGRIKGESPQSTSRILAGGSKVIAGVSVPSKPEEPDNCCMSGCVNCVWEIFNEDLREWRHKRKLAAERIKGTDGIWPAHWNPPLALLDLKNIPKVLQHEKINLDKRLLESNAKSTASLFPPRTEPLPKSVLEAKRRHALAKDKNASSTLNSNSKDDGTLDEDQEGWGDVPVYIKAFAEFERKKRLSKKMTLTKAT; this is encoded by the coding sequence ATGCGCGGGAggaatctttcaaagttatGTAGCAACTCTCGATATTTTGTATCTACGACTCATTGTCGTATGACATTTGAGGGCAACTCCAGCGGATTACAGGGCACCCCCGAAGAGAGAATGACCACCGTTTTCGGAGGTAGAATTAAAGGAGAGTCACCGCAGTCTACAAGTCGGATACTAGCAGGTGGGTCCAAAGTGATCGCTGGTGTATCGGTGCCATCCAAACCAGAAGAACCCGACAACTGTTGTATGTCTGGCTGTGTGAACTGTGTATGGGAGATATTCAATGAAGATCTGAGGGAATGGAGACATAAGAGGAAACTGGCTGCAGAAAGAATAAAAGGCACAGATGGGATCTGGCCCGCCCATTGGAATCCACCCCTGGCTCTATTggatttaaaaaatattccAAAAGTACTGCAACATGAAAAGATAAATCTCGATAAACGTTTGTTGGAAAGTAATGCGAAATCAACAGCCAGTTTGTTTCCTCCTAGAACAGAACCCTTGCCCAAAAGTGTTCTGGAAGCCAAAAGGCGACATGCACTTGCGAAAGACAAAAACGCCTCTAGTACTTTGAATTCCAACTCCAAAGATGATGGTACCTTAGATGAAGATCAAGAAGGATGGGGTGACGTACCAGTTTACATTAAGGCATTCGcagaatttgaaaggaagaaaaggcTGTCGAAGAAGATGACACTGACAAAAGCaacataa
- the NPL4 gene encoding nuclear protein localization protein 4 (similar to Saccharomyces cerevisiae NPL4 (YBR170C); ancestral locus Anc_8.589) — MIIRFRTRDGMQRISCESTEAFDTVLKKLLPKLSGNIDLSSLLVGSKEGQANEPVGELLNRSVADLGLSHGDIVFLDYKELETGKAESRVDPAATVATGSVGVTTANESKPLQVTELSVDVELEKIDGLIPRSRSELCRHGDGAMCEYCCPLPPWDRGYHEQQNIKHISFHSYLKELDDSTKKGNGSSYIAPLSQPDFKIDKNCRNGHEPWPKGICSKCQPSAITLQQQQFRMIDHVEFEQSDLINEFIESWRFTGTQRFGYMYGTYRRYDATPLGIKAVVKTIYEPSQHDEQDGLTMDFDVLQEEMAKVDAVAESIGLTKIGLIFTDLTDCGFGDGSVICKRHKDSFFLSSLEIIMAAKHQLKNPNVCKFSEQGIFSSKFVTCVISGNLQNEIDIAAYQVSTSAEALVDADMISGSTHPSMAYINETNQNRYVPEIFYMRKNEYGVTIKENAKPAFPVDYLLVSLTHGFPKTVSHSPGFTWANRQAMGKSQDYHELKDYLLEPAVSADFTLLQKKLADLQLQLYLHSLDILSPQEWSLLVEATRVIADASSSASASASPSSIALPSAATSSADTASSQQQQEALLQLVSSPGWQTLIMILQSS; from the coding sequence ATGATAATTAGATTCAGGACCAGAGATGGTATGCAACGTATCTCCTGCGAGAGTACTGAAGCATTCGATACagtattgaagaaattgctaCCGAAACTGAGCGGTAATATAGACTTGAGTTCTTTACTTGTGGGAAGCAAGGAGGGACAAGCAAATGAGCCTGTTGGCGAGCTGTTGAATCGCTCTGTAGCAGATCTGGGTCTTTCACATGGTGACATAGTCTTTCTAGACTACAAAGAACTGGAAACAGGAAAAGCAGAATCTAGAGTGGACCCGGCCGCCACCGTCGCCACAGGTAGCGTAGGAGTCACAACCGCTAATGAATCTAAACCACTACAAGTTACTGAATTATCTGTTGATGTGGAGCTTGAGAAAATAGATGGACTGATCCCACGCAGTCGGTCTGAATTATGTAGGCACGGGGATGGTGCAATGTGTGAATATTGTTGTCCTCTGCCACCTTGGGATAGGGGCTATCATGAACAACAGAACATCAAACACATTTCGTTTCATtcgtatttgaaagaactaGATGACAGTACGAAAAAGGGCAATGGAAGCTCATATATTGCACCGTTGTCGCAGCCAGATTTCAAGATCGATAAGAATTGCAGAAATGGTCATGAGCCTTGGCCAAAAGGAATATGTTCCAAATGTCAACCTTCAGCTATCACTttgcagcaacaacaattCAGAATGATCGATCATGTAGAATTCGAACAGAGCGATCTCATCAACGAGTTTATTGAGTCGTGGAGGTTTACCGGCACACAGAGGTTCGGCTACATGTACGGCACGTATAGAAGGTACGATGCGACGCCATTGGGAATCAAAGCTGTTGTAAAGACAATATATGAACCTTCACAGCACGATGAACAAGATGGGTTAACGATGGACTTTGATGTTCTTCAAGAGGAGATGGCAAAAGTCGACGCAGTAGCAGAATCCATTGGCCTTACCAAAATCGGACTGATTTTCACCGATCTCACCGATTGTGGCTTTGGAGATGGATCAGTTATTTGTAAGCGTCACAAAGATTCGTTCTTTCTCTCATCATTAGAAATTATAATGGCGGCCAAACatcagttgaaaaatcctAACGTCTGCAAGTTTAGCGAACAAGGtatattttcttccaagtTTGTGACGTGTGTTATTTCTGGTAACTTACAGAATGAGATCGATATTGCTGCTTATCAGGTGTCGACCAGCGCAGAGGCCCTAGTCGACGCAGACATGATCAGTGGCTCCACCCACCCATCGATGGCATACATTAACGAAACAAATCAGAATAGATACGTCCCAGAGATCTTCTACATGCGCAAGAACGAGTATGGCGTCACCATCAAAGAAAACGCAAAACCAGCGTTTCCGGTTGACTACCTGCTGGTGTCACTCACTCACGGGTTCCCCAAGACTGTGTCACACAGCCCCGGCTTCACATGGGCAAACCGCCAAGCGATGGGCAAGTCTCAGGACTACCACGAGCTGAAAGACTACTTGCTCGAGCCAGCCGTTTCCGCAGACTTCACGCTTCTACAGAAAAAGCTTGCGGATCTACAGCTCCAGCTCTATCTACATTCGCTCGATATCCTATCCCCACAGGAGTGGTCCTTGCTCGTCGAAGCTACGAGAGTCATTGCTGACGCCAGTTCCAGCGCGAGTGCGAGTGCGAGTCCCAGCTCCATTGCGCTCCCCAGCGCCGCTACCTCCTCCGCGGACACCGCAAGCTcgcaacagcaacaagaAGCGCTGCTGCAACTCGTTTCCTCTCCGGGTTGGCAAACACTGATCATGATCCTGCAATCAAGCTAA
- the SSE2 gene encoding adenyl-nucleotide exchange factor SSE2 (similar to Saccharomyces cerevisiae SSE2 (YBR169C) and SSE1 (YPL106C); ancestral locus Anc_8.590), which produces MSTPFGLDLGNNNSVIAVARNRGIDVVVNEVSNRSTPSLVGFGPKNRYLGESGKTKQTSNVKNTVENLQRIVGLGYSDADFAEEKKYFTSKLVKLDDGKVGCQVKFGGETETFDGIQLAAMFIDKVKTTTIHETKSTITDVCLAVPAWYTEEQRYNIADAARVAGLNPVRVVNDVTAAAVSYGVFKTDLPEGEEKPRIVAFVDIGDSTYTCTIVAFKKGELKVLGTAYDKHFGGRNFDRAITEHFADEFKKKYHIDIRENAKAYNRVLTAAEKLKKVLSANSAAPFSVESVMNDVDVSSQLTREELEELVAPLLKRVTEPVTKALSQAKLTAEDVDFVEIIGGTTRIPILKNSISNEFGKPLSSTLNQDEAIAKGAAFICAIHSPTLRVRPFRFEDIHPYSVSYFWDKQVEDEDNLEVFPAGSAFPSTKLITLHRTGDFVMEAKYTNKQELPENTPVEIAKWQISGVNVPEGETSVPVKLKLRCDPSGLHTIEDAYTLEDIKVKEEIPLPEDAPEDAEPEFKEVTKTVKKDSLIINATTFSLPADKLNKYIEKENEMFAQDKLVAETEDRKNALEEYIYTLRGKLEEEYSPFASDAEKSKLTDMLAKAEDWLYDDGYDSTKAKYIAKYEELASIGNIIRGRYLAKEEEKKQAFRSKNEAAKMADLAEKLAAQRKAEAEQKESSKPDAEGDVDLD; this is translated from the coding sequence ATGAGTACTCCGTTTGGTCTAGATTTGGGTAACAACAACTCGGTGATTGCAGTTGCCAGAAACAGAGGTATTGATGTGGTTGTGAATGAAGTCTCCAACCGTTCAACACCTTCTTTGGTGGGGTTTGGTCCAAAAAACAGATACTTGGGTGAATCTGGTAAGACAAAACAGACCTCCAACGTCAAGAACACGGTTGAAAACTTGCAGAGAATCGTCGGTTTAGGCTACTCAGACGCGGACTTCGCAGAGGAGAAAAAGTACTTCACCAGTAAACTGGTCAAACTAGATGACGGTAAAGTTGGTTGTCAAGTCAAGTTCGGCGGTGAGACTGAGACTTTCGACGGTATCCAGTTGGCTGCCATGTTTATCGACAAGGTCAAGACGACCACGATCCACGAGACTAAAAGCACCATCACTGACGTGTGTCTTGCGGTCCCAGCTTGGTACACTGAGGAGCAGCGTTACAACATTGCAGATGCTGCTAGAGTTGCTGGATTGAACCCGGTTAGAGTGGTCAATGATGTCACTGCAGCAGCAGTTTCATATGGTGTTTTCAAGACAGATCTGCCAGAAGGTGAGGAGAAGCCAAGAATCGTTGCATTTGTGGATATTGGTGACTCTACTTACACCTGTACCATTgttgctttcaaaaagggAGAATTGAAAGTCTTGGGCACTGCTTATGACAAACATTTCGGTGGTAGAAACTTTGATCGTGCCATCACTGAGCACTTTGCTGAtgaattcaagaaaaaataccATATCGATATCAGAGAAAACGCCAAGGCTTACAACAGAGTTCTTACTGCAGCagaaaaattaaagaagGTTTTATCTGCAAATTCGGCTGCTCCATTCTCTGTTGAATCAGTCATGAATGATGTTGACGTTTCTTCCCAATTAACTCgtgaagaattggaagaattaGTTGCTCCGTTGCTGAAGCGTGTTACCGAGCCAGTTACAAAGGCTTTGTCTCAAGCTAAGCTGACTGCGGAAGATGTTGActttgttgaaattatcGGTGGTACTACTCGTATTCCTATCTTGAAGAACTCGATCTCTAATGAATTCGGTAAGCCTTTGTCCAGTACTTTAAATCAAGATGAAGCTATTGCTAAAGGTGCTGCATTCATTTGTGCAATTCATTCGCCAACTTTAAGAGTTAGACCTTTCagatttgaagatattCATCCTTACTCCGTTTCATACTTCTGGGACAAACAGGtcgaagatgaagataacCTAGAAGTCTTCCCAGCAGGTTCTGCTTTCCCTTCAACTAAGTTAATCACCCTACATCGTACTGGTGATTTCGTTATGGAAGCCAAATACACAAACAAGCAAGAATTACCTGAAAATACTCCAGTAGAAATTGCTAAATGGCAAATTTCAGGCGTAAATGTTCCAGAAGGTGAAACATCCGTTCCAGTCAAATTAAAGTTGAGATGTGACCCATCCGGTTTACATACCATTGAAGATGCTTATACCTTAGAAGACATCAAAGTTAAGGAAGAAATTCCTTTACCTGAAGATGCTCCAGAAGATGCCGAACcagaattcaaagaagTTACAAAAACTGTCAAGAAagattctttgataataaaCGCAACAACATTTTCACTACCAGCTGATAAATTGAATAAGTACatcgaaaaggaaaatgaaatgtttGCGCAAGACAAATTGGTTGCCGAAACTGAAGACCGTAAGAATGCTTTGGAAGAATACATTTACACTTTGCGTGGtaaattggaagaagaatacTCCCCATTTGCTTCAGATGCTGAAAAGAGTAAATTAACAGATATGCTAGCAAAGGCCGAAGACTGGTTATATGATGATGGTTACGATTCTACCAAGGCTAAATACATTGCAAAATATGAAGAATTAGCCTCTATTGGTAATATTATCAGAGGTAGATATTTGgccaaagaagaagagaaaaagcaGGCTTTTAGATCAAAGAATGAAGCTGCAAAGATGGCAGATCTAGCCGAAAAGCTTGCTGCTCAAAGAAAAGCAGAAGCTGAACAAAAGGAATCCTCGAAACCTGATGCTGAAGGTGATGTTGATCTAGACTAA